A genomic region of Candidatus Bathyarchaeota archaeon contains the following coding sequences:
- a CDS encoding adenosine-specific kinase, whose protein sequence is MELKIVKLEIPKECNIIVGTTHFIKSVEDLYEALVNSVPGIKFGLAFCEASGPCLIRHAGTDKELEDIAIKNALNIGAGHSFVILLRNAFPINVLNAIKSVPEVCTIHCATANPVEVVLVETEQGRGILGVVDGFKSKGVEGEAEIKERKEFLRKIGYKL, encoded by the coding sequence ATGGAGTTAAAAATTGTTAAATTAGAAATACCTAAAGAATGCAACATTATTGTTGGAACAACCCATTTTATAAAATCTGTTGAAGATTTATATGAAGCTTTAGTTAATTCAGTTCCAGGGATTAAGTTTGGACTAGCTTTTTGTGAAGCTTCAGGTCCATGCTTAATTCGTCACGCTGGAACAGATAAGGAACTGGAAGATATTGCTATTAAAAACGCTTTAAATATAGGTGCAGGGCACTCTTTTGTAATCTTATTAAGAAATGCCTTTCCAATAAATGTATTAAATGCAATTAAGTCTGTTCCTGAAGTTTGTACAATTCATTGTGCAACAGCTAACCCTGTTGAAGTAGTATTAGTTGAAACTGAGCAAGGTAGAGGAATTTTAGGTGTAGTTGATGGATTTAAATCCAAAGGTGTTGAAGGAGAAGCTGAAATAAAAGAACGTAAAGAATTTCTTAGAAAAATTGGATATAAACTTTAG
- a CDS encoding sodium-translocating pyrophosphatase, whose translation MLDPLISLVLLICVIALALVAFLSRYILVQDSGTEKMREIALAIKSGSEAYLKRQYKSITVIAVIFALLFALAIRDTRNPWLGIQTSFGFILGALCSNLAGYIAMQVAVLANVRTASAVRKSFDKALKIAFRGGLVFGLAVVSMSLLGITGLYLLFNKDPRLIVGFGFGASFAALFAQLGGGIYTKAADMSADLVGKIEAGIPEDDPRNPAVIADNVGDNVGDIAGRGADLFESITAENIGAMILGLAPAIFSLYGVNGVIFPLIARAFGLIATILGMFFVYAKREDEDPFKPLIRGLVITSVLCMIFFYILVKVLLNNALNLFLAAVVGIIAAALIALITNYYTSYSKRPVLEIVESAKGGPGPGIATGLAIGMESTGIFIVVVSISILASFALGGGLPVLVGKGSWEAIQKGIYGTAIATMGMLSVTPMILALDGFGPIVDNSSGILEMAGLGGEGKEISEKMDAIGNTTKALTKGYAVGSASLSAFLLFFAFLEVVELKGVDLSKPATFIGAFIGAMLIFLFSALAIKAVGKTSAKMIEEIRRQFKEIPGILEGKAKPDYAKCIDISTKAALKNMVAPGVLIIIVPVVVGLVLGVEALGALQMVGIIAGVLMALFMNNGGAAMDNSKKYIEAGNLGGKGSPIHAATVIGDTLGDPLKDTAGPSIHVVIKLLNTIALALAPLFILYSLL comes from the coding sequence ATGCTTGATCCCTTAATATCATTGGTTCTTCTTATTTGTGTAATAGCTTTAGCTTTAGTTGCTTTTCTTTCAAGATATATTTTGGTTCAAGACTCTGGAACAGAAAAAATGCGTGAAATAGCTTTAGCAATAAAATCCGGATCTGAAGCTTATCTTAAAAGACAATATAAATCAATAACAGTTATTGCAGTTATTTTTGCTCTTTTATTTGCTTTAGCAATTAGAGACACTCGTAATCCTTGGCTTGGTATTCAAACATCTTTCGGTTTTATATTAGGCGCTTTATGTTCTAACTTAGCTGGTTATATAGCTATGCAAGTTGCTGTACTTGCTAACGTTAGAACCGCTTCAGCAGTTAGAAAAAGTTTTGATAAAGCTTTAAAAATAGCTTTTAGAGGTGGATTAGTTTTTGGGTTAGCTGTAGTTTCAATGAGTCTTTTAGGAATAACAGGTTTATATCTTTTATTTAATAAAGATCCAAGATTAATTGTAGGGTTTGGTTTTGGAGCTAGTTTTGCAGCCTTATTTGCTCAACTTGGTGGTGGAATATACACTAAAGCAGCTGATATGAGTGCAGATTTAGTTGGTAAAATTGAAGCTGGTATTCCAGAAGATGATCCGCGTAATCCAGCAGTTATTGCTGATAATGTAGGTGATAATGTAGGTGACATAGCAGGTAGAGGTGCTGATTTATTTGAATCTATAACTGCTGAAAACATTGGAGCTATGATTCTTGGTTTAGCTCCTGCAATCTTCTCTTTATATGGTGTAAATGGTGTAATTTTCCCTCTTATAGCTAGAGCTTTTGGATTAATTGCAACAATACTTGGTATGTTTTTTGTTTACGCGAAAAGAGAAGATGAAGATCCGTTTAAACCATTAATTAGAGGTTTAGTAATTACTTCTGTTTTATGCATGATTTTCTTTTACATTTTAGTTAAGGTACTCTTAAATAATGCTTTAAATCTATTTTTAGCTGCTGTAGTTGGTATAATAGCTGCTGCATTAATTGCTTTAATAACTAATTATTACACTTCATACAGTAAAAGGCCTGTTTTAGAAATTGTTGAATCAGCTAAAGGGGGACCAGGTCCAGGTATAGCCACAGGTTTAGCTATTGGAATGGAATCAACAGGGATATTCATAGTTGTTGTTTCTATATCTATTTTAGCTAGTTTTGCTTTGGGTGGGGGACTTCCAGTTTTAGTTGGTAAAGGATCTTGGGAAGCTATTCAAAAAGGTATCTATGGAACAGCTATAGCAACAATGGGGATGCTTTCTGTTACACCAATGATATTAGCTTTAGATGGTTTCGGTCCAATAGTAGATAACAGCAGTGGTATACTTGAAATGGCAGGTTTAGGTGGTGAAGGTAAAGAAATATCTGAAAAAATGGATGCTATAGGAAATACAACTAAAGCTTTAACTAAAGGTTACGCTGTAGGTTCAGCTTCTCTTTCAGCTTTTCTACTTTTCTTTGCTTTTCTTGAAGTTGTTGAGTTAAAAGGTGTAGATTTAAGTAAACCCGCTACTTTTATTGGAGCCTTTATTGGTGCAATGCTGATTTTTCTCTTCAGCGCTTTAGCTATTAAAGCAGTTGGTAAAACTTCAGCAAAAATGATTGAAGAAATAAGGAGGCAATTTAAAGAGATTCCTGGAATTCTTGAGGGTAAAGCTAAACCTGATTACGCTAAATGCATTGATATAAGCACTAAAGCAGCCTTAAAAAATATGGTTGCACCAGGCGTTTTAATAATTATTGTACCAGTAGTTGTAGGTTTAGTTTTAGGAGTTGAAGCTCTTGGAGCTTTACAAATGGTTGGAATAATTGCTGGTGTATTAATGGCTTTATTCATGAATAATGGTGGAGCAGCAATGGATAACTCTAAAAAGTATATTGAAGCTGGCAATTTAGGCGGCAAAGGTTCACCTATTCACGCTGCTACTGTTATAGGAGATACACTAGGAGATCCATTAAAAGATACTGCTGGTCCATCAATTCATGTTGTAATTAAACTTTTAAATACTATAGCTTTAGCTTTAGCGCCATTATTCATTTTATATAGCCTACTTTAA
- a CDS encoding phosphoenolpyruvate carboxykinase (GTP) codes for MLSILEMLKDKMSETDYLKLSSIPNLKVHQFIAEAAELCNPDKIFICSDSLEDINYVRNQAIITGEETPLAISGHTYHFDNPQDQGRDREVTKYLVPKWDSLNKNLNQIDREEGLAEIKELLKNSMKGRTMIVLFLSLGPVNSIFSIPCMECTDSWYVAHSANLLYRPAFKFFQQKETINLSLFKVLHSAGQLNERMVSINTEKKRIYIDYIEDTIYSVNTQYAGNSLGFKKLALRLAIRKADKEGWLAEHMMLTGVYGPNKRKTYFAGAFPSACGKTSTAMIPGNTILGDDIAYLRNINGVCRAVNAEAGVFGIIKDVNPIDDPLIWEALTTPGEVIFSNVLVKDGKPYWLGMGCELPKNGINYSGYWYEGKLDEEGEEIPPSHKNARYTISLKALKNCDSELDNPMGVEVGGIIYGCRDPRAYIPVQQSFNWNHGVIAYGASLETETTFALVEEEGKYEINLMSIQDFVSIPLGKYIRNHLEFGKKLKKCPVIFGVNYFLRDKTTGEFVTSKLDKRVWIKWMELRVHDEVDAVKSPTGLLPKYMDLRKLFHEVLNKEYSIEEYIKQFTIRVKENLAKINRVEKFYRENAPEAPQELFEELEMQRKRLIKAREEFGDYISPENFC; via the coding sequence ATGCTGTCGATTCTTGAAATGCTAAAGGATAAAATGAGTGAAACTGATTACTTGAAGCTTTCCTCTATACCTAACCTTAAAGTTCATCAATTTATTGCTGAAGCTGCAGAACTTTGCAATCCAGATAAAATCTTTATTTGCAGTGATTCTTTAGAAGATATAAATTACGTTCGAAATCAAGCAATAATTACTGGAGAAGAAACTCCATTAGCTATATCCGGTCATACATACCATTTTGATAACCCTCAAGATCAAGGTAGAGATAGAGAAGTTACTAAATACCTTGTTCCTAAATGGGATTCTCTTAACAAAAATCTTAATCAAATTGATCGAGAGGAAGGTTTAGCTGAAATAAAAGAGTTATTAAAAAATTCTATGAAAGGACGTACAATGATTGTTCTTTTCCTTTCTTTAGGTCCTGTTAACTCAATATTTAGTATACCATGCATGGAATGTACAGACTCTTGGTATGTAGCTCACTCAGCTAACCTGCTTTATCGACCAGCTTTTAAATTTTTCCAACAAAAAGAAACTATAAACCTTTCTCTCTTTAAAGTTTTACATTCAGCTGGACAATTAAATGAAAGAATGGTAAGCATAAATACCGAGAAAAAACGTATTTATATTGATTACATTGAAGATACTATCTATAGTGTTAACACTCAATATGCTGGTAATAGTTTAGGATTTAAAAAACTCGCGCTTCGTCTTGCAATTCGTAAAGCGGATAAAGAAGGTTGGTTAGCTGAACATATGATGTTAACAGGTGTATATGGACCAAATAAACGTAAAACGTATTTTGCAGGGGCTTTCCCAAGCGCTTGCGGTAAAACTTCTACAGCTATGATTCCTGGAAACACAATTTTAGGTGATGACATAGCTTACCTCCGCAATATTAACGGTGTCTGTCGTGCTGTAAATGCGGAAGCAGGCGTTTTTGGAATAATCAAAGACGTAAATCCAATAGATGATCCATTAATTTGGGAGGCGCTTACAACTCCAGGTGAAGTCATTTTTTCTAATGTTTTAGTAAAAGATGGTAAACCTTATTGGCTTGGTATGGGATGCGAACTCCCCAAAAATGGAATAAACTATAGTGGATACTGGTATGAAGGTAAACTCGATGAAGAAGGAGAAGAAATACCTCCATCTCATAAAAACGCTCGTTATACCATATCTTTGAAAGCATTAAAAAATTGCGATTCTGAATTAGATAACCCTATGGGAGTAGAAGTTGGAGGAATAATTTATGGTTGTCGTGATCCCAGAGCTTATATACCAGTTCAACAAAGCTTTAATTGGAATCATGGAGTTATAGCTTATGGCGCTTCCCTTGAAACTGAAACAACATTTGCGCTTGTAGAAGAAGAAGGTAAATATGAAATAAATTTAATGAGTATTCAAGATTTCGTTTCTATACCTTTAGGGAAATATATTCGTAACCATTTGGAGTTTGGTAAAAAACTTAAAAAATGTCCAGTAATTTTCGGAGTTAATTATTTCCTTAGGGATAAAACGACAGGTGAATTTGTAACAAGCAAACTAGATAAAAGAGTATGGATAAAATGGATGGAACTTCGAGTTCATGATGAAGTTGATGCAGTAAAATCTCCAACAGGTCTTCTTCCTAAATATATGGATTTACGTAAACTTTTCCATGAAGTACTTAACAAGGAATACTCTATTGAAGAGTATATTAAACAATTTACTATTCGCGTTAAGGAAAATCTAGCTAAAATTAATCGTGTAGAAAAATTTTATCGAGAAAATGCTCCTGAAGCTCCTCAAGAACTCTTTGAAGAGCTTGAAATGCAGAGAAAGCGTTTAATAAAGGCTAGAGAAGAATTTGGTGATTATATTTCACCTGAAAACTTTTGTTAA
- a CDS encoding Lrp/AsnC family transcriptional regulator, whose product MKDSRQKITELAAKCNLTRQSVYEKIRHLTNNGVKFTIDLEPKKLGLNLTAYILIVADPHKEFRRETDNLIKEFKEISQIHYILGRFDVIAEVIVKDMDEFRNVLTKIQSLPAVKKTETLMVYETTKRNKIDPLLKAIEDQLKPNINNY is encoded by the coding sequence ATGAAGGATAGCCGCCAAAAAATAACTGAGTTAGCAGCTAAATGCAATTTAACTAGACAAAGCGTTTATGAAAAAATTAGACACCTTACTAATAATGGTGTAAAATTTACGATTGATTTAGAACCTAAAAAGCTAGGATTAAATTTAACAGCATATATTCTAATAGTTGCGGATCCCCATAAAGAATTCAGAAGGGAAACTGATAATTTAATAAAGGAATTCAAAGAAATATCTCAAATTCACTATATTTTAGGTAGATTTGATGTAATAGCTGAAGTTATAGTAAAAGATATGGATGAGTTTAGAAATGTATTAACTAAGATTCAAAGTTTACCAGCTGTAAAAAAAACTGAAACATTAATGGTTTATGAAACTACAAAAAGAAATAAAATTGATCCTTTGTTAAAAGCTATAGAAGATCAATTAAAACCTAACATAAACAATTATTGA
- a CDS encoding GMP synthase, which yields MSEFNAEKFIEDQIENLRRETKGEKALVAVSGGVDSTTCAALAYKAINENLLCVLIDTGFMRINEPEWVKKVLSKPPLNLPVQIVRAEENFIRSLIGVKDAEEKRRIFREEFYKVLSAVAKKENCRFLIQGTIAPDWIETKGGIKTQHNVLTQIGIRTEEKYGFTLLEPLVNLYKDQVRIVAKALNVPKEISERQPFPGPGLMVRCIGEVEREKLRVLKKATKIVEERLADKGIQQYFAAVLNEEFIEEQSFPKLRVCYEEAKVFKDLATGVKGDERAYGKIAGIKVKEEFRKKVWSNFTELIAFQSKIISEKKDFTRVLYLINEKNEGKYAVSIRAIKTRDYMTADVAQVDWETIKEISQEILFKCLEVKEVYYDVTPKPPATIEYE from the coding sequence ATTTCAGAGTTTAACGCTGAAAAGTTTATTGAGGATCAAATAGAAAATTTAAGAAGGGAAACTAAAGGGGAAAAAGCCTTAGTAGCGGTTTCAGGTGGAGTAGATAGCACAACTTGCGCTGCTTTAGCCTATAAGGCTATTAATGAGAATTTACTCTGCGTTTTAATAGACACAGGGTTTATGCGAATTAATGAACCTGAATGGGTAAAGAAAGTATTAAGTAAACCGCCCCTTAATTTACCTGTTCAAATTGTAAGAGCTGAAGAAAATTTTATTAGAAGTTTAATAGGAGTGAAGGATGCTGAAGAAAAAAGAAGAATATTTAGAGAGGAATTTTATAAAGTCTTAAGTGCTGTAGCTAAAAAAGAGAATTGTAGATTTTTAATTCAAGGCACAATTGCTCCAGATTGGATAGAAACTAAAGGAGGAATAAAAACTCAACATAATGTTTTAACGCAAATTGGTATAAGAACTGAAGAAAAATATGGTTTTACACTTCTTGAACCTTTAGTTAACTTATATAAAGATCAAGTAAGAATTGTAGCTAAAGCTTTAAATGTTCCAAAAGAAATTTCGGAACGGCAACCTTTCCCAGGACCGGGATTAATGGTTAGATGCATTGGAGAAGTTGAAAGAGAAAAATTAAGAGTATTAAAGAAAGCAACTAAAATTGTTGAGGAAAGACTAGCAGATAAAGGAATACAGCAATATTTTGCAGCAGTTTTAAATGAGGAATTTATTGAGGAGCAGAGTTTTCCAAAGCTAAGAGTATGCTATGAAGAAGCTAAAGTTTTTAAAGATTTAGCGACTGGAGTTAAAGGTGATGAAAGAGCTTATGGAAAAATAGCAGGAATTAAAGTTAAAGAAGAGTTTAGAAAAAAGGTTTGGAGTAACTTTACAGAATTAATTGCTTTTCAATCAAAAATTATTTCTGAAAAAAAAGATTTTACGCGTGTTTTATACTTAATTAATGAGAAAAATGAGGGAAAATACGCTGTTTCAATAAGAGCTATAAAAACTAGAGATTATATGACAGCTGATGTAGCGCAAGTTGATTGGGAAACTATAAAGGAAATTAGTCAAGAAATATTATTTAAATGTTTGGAAGTAAAGGAAGTTTATTATGATGTTACCCCTAAACCTCCAGCAACAATCGAATATGAATAA
- a CDS encoding GMP synthase subunit A, whose protein sequence is MNKRKANLKILVVSLGGQYNHLISRVLSELNVENQIIPLPISLNQIIELGIDGLVFGGGPQKVYEEFKKGAFNSLSEVIMEVEVPCLCICAAHQLLALIYNGEVGPAEYPEFGPIEVEVIDEDEILKGLKPSFIAWSSHNDEVKKLPKQFKLLAKSKKCLIQAIKHESKPVFGVQFHPEVYHTTNGKKIFENFINIVKEARNE, encoded by the coding sequence ATGAATAAAAGAAAAGCAAACCTAAAGATTCTAGTGGTTAGTTTAGGAGGACAATACAATCATTTAATTTCTAGAGTACTCTCGGAACTTAACGTTGAAAACCAAATAATCCCACTACCAATAAGTTTAAATCAGATTATTGAATTGGGCATTGATGGATTAGTTTTTGGCGGTGGACCACAAAAAGTTTATGAAGAATTTAAAAAAGGAGCATTTAATTCATTAAGTGAAGTTATCATGGAGGTTGAGGTCCCATGCCTATGTATATGTGCTGCTCATCAACTATTAGCTTTAATTTATAATGGTGAAGTGGGGCCAGCTGAGTATCCAGAATTTGGACCGATTGAAGTGGAAGTTATAGATGAAGATGAAATTTTAAAAGGTTTAAAACCTTCTTTTATAGCATGGAGTTCCCATAACGATGAAGTGAAAAAGCTTCCTAAGCAATTTAAGCTTTTAGCTAAATCGAAAAAATGCTTAATTCAAGCAATAAAACATGAAAGTAAACCTGTTTTTGGAGTTCAATTCCATCCTGAAGTTTATCATACAACTAATGGAAAGAAAATTTTTGAAAACTTTATAAATATAGTTAAAGAAGCGAGAAATGAATGA
- a CDS encoding glutaredoxin family protein yields the protein MVKVKIYTAPNCPYCKALKKFLKENNVPFEERDVSKDPKAVTELILKSNQAGVPVIEVNGRIIVGFNRDAIVKALFIEKEH from the coding sequence ATGGTTAAAGTTAAAATTTATACAGCGCCTAATTGTCCTTACTGCAAGGCTTTAAAAAAGTTTCTTAAAGAAAATAATGTTCCTTTTGAAGAGCGCGATGTTTCTAAGGATCCTAAAGCTGTTACTGAATTAATTCTTAAATCAAATCAAGCAGGAGTGCCAGTAATTGAAGTTAATGGAAGAATAATTGTTGGGTTTAATCGGGACGCTATAGTTAAAGCTTTATTTATCGAGAAAGAACATTAA
- the dapA gene encoding 4-hydroxy-tetrahydrodipicolinate synthase produces the protein MFKGCYTALITPMKKNFEVDYDGLRKLIEFQIDEGVDGILAVGTTGESPTLTWEEHIKVIKETLEEVDERCEIIAGTGSNSSKEAIEATKESYDLGVKAVLLVDPYYNGPSSLEIRREYLEPIAAKFPDLEIIPYIIPGRTGTKLLPQDLAILHKKFKNVNAVKEATGDLENARLTRALCGEYFSILSGDDDKTFLLMTNPEVRANGVISVTSNITPSAVKEMVKSLNSGDFEKAETIAKGLKPLFEVVTVVTQEETEYGQVSCKARNPLPYKTLMNILGMPAGPCRPPLGKMTKKAITFLVSKAREVYENNPEFLTSIEEFFDVDLSERLYNEKYLEGLFYESY, from the coding sequence ATGTTTAAAGGATGTTATACCGCTTTAATAACACCTATGAAGAAAAATTTTGAAGTTGATTACGACGGTTTAAGAAAACTAATTGAGTTTCAAATTGATGAGGGGGTAGATGGTATTTTAGCTGTTGGAACAACAGGTGAATCCCCTACGTTAACCTGGGAAGAACATATAAAAGTTATAAAGGAAACTCTAGAAGAAGTGGATGAAAGATGCGAAATTATCGCTGGCACTGGAAGTAACAGCAGTAAAGAAGCTATAGAAGCTACAAAGGAAAGTTACGATTTAGGAGTTAAAGCAGTTTTACTTGTTGATCCATACTATAATGGACCGAGCTCTTTAGAAATAAGAAGAGAATATTTAGAGCCTATAGCTGCAAAGTTTCCAGATTTAGAAATAATTCCTTACATTATTCCAGGAAGAACAGGAACAAAACTTCTTCCTCAAGATTTAGCTATACTTCACAAAAAGTTTAAAAATGTTAATGCTGTTAAAGAGGCTACAGGTGATTTAGAAAATGCAAGACTTACTAGAGCTTTATGCGGGGAATATTTTAGCATTCTATCTGGAGATGATGATAAAACATTTCTTTTAATGACAAACCCTGAAGTAAGAGCTAATGGTGTAATTTCAGTTACATCAAATATTACTCCAAGCGCTGTTAAAGAAATGGTTAAATCATTAAATTCAGGAGATTTTGAAAAAGCTGAAACTATAGCTAAAGGACTTAAACCATTATTTGAAGTGGTAACTGTCGTAACTCAAGAAGAAACTGAGTATGGACAAGTTTCATGTAAAGCAAGAAATCCATTACCATATAAAACTTTAATGAATATTTTAGGTATGCCTGCAGGTCCATGTAGACCACCATTAGGGAAAATGACTAAAAAAGCAATTACATTTTTAGTAAGTAAAGCACGAGAAGTTTATGAGAATAATCCTGAATTTTTAACCTCAATAGAAGAGTTTTTCGATGTAGATTTAAGCGAAAGATTATATAATGAGAAATATTTAGAAGGTTTGTTTTATGAATCTTATTAA